The genomic segment TTGCCGCCGATTGTCCCGCTTGTGCCGTACCGACCGAAGTTGAACTTCAAGGTAGCGGCATCCGACGGGAATACGAACGAGCCGCTTACCTTCGTCCAGTCTTGATCCGCTTTGAACTGAGGCGGGATCGCCATATTGCCCTTGAACGCCGTTCCATTGTACGCGCTGATCTGAATCATCGGATAAAAACCGTTCGACTGCCCTGCCGGCGAGATTCCGGCGATTTTTACCCATGCTTCGTAGTAATAAGTCTTGCCCGGCACCGCAGCCGCATCCTGATACTGTTGAAGGCTCGTATTGCCCGTAAATTCGGCTGACAATGCATAATTCCCGCTATGCTTGTCCGCCGACTGGACGGCAACGATTACGTTGGACCCGCTATAGGCCCCCCAGCCGCTTCGGTTCCCCGTTTCAAATCCGCCGTTCGACAATACATTTCCTACATTTTCCGAAGCCTGGGCGATCGGAACTCCGCCCGAGGGGAGCAACGATGCTGCGAGCAGGGATAGCGCAAGCGTGACGGACAGCGTTTTTTTGCGGATTGACATGACATTCCCTCCTATCATCCTAGCCACGATATGATTGGCTTTTCGGCTAGCCGCTCCCTCATGCGCTCGCTCTCTTTCCGGGATCGATTGTGGTAACCGCTTTCAATTTTAGAGTCGCATTGAGCCTTGACGATACAAGACCTTTTTGCGGTCGTTGCCTTTTGTTGATCATCTTCGAATTTTGACTTTGAATCTCGCGGGTTTTATATTGAACTCATTGATTTTTATTCTACCGATCAGGGAGGGAGCCGGAAGCCGCCGTCCGATTCGCAGGACGAAGTCGGCCCGGCGCGAACATGCGAATCGCCGAAGGAATCGAAATGCTGGAATTGAAGCTGGGCACGATGACGATCCATCCGACGATCCTGATCGATGAGGACTCCTGGACCCTGGTCGACACCGGCATGCCGGGATCGGCGCCTGCGATTCTCGAGCTAGCAAAGCAAGCAGGCATTGGAGATCGACCGCTTAAGGCGATCCTGCTCACGCACCAGGACCTGGATCATATCGGTGGCTTGCCCGGCTTGCTTGAAGCGACCGGCGGCGGCGCGACCGTATTTGCCCATTCGGAAGACGCGGGCGCGATAAACGGAACCGTACCGATGATCAAGATGACGCCCGAGCGGCTCGCAGGCTTCCTGCAGCAGGCGCCCGAGGAAGTCCGGGCACAGTTCGAACGAACCTTCCTGCACCCTGCTCGCCCGAACGTGGATCGCCATTTTGCGGACGGCGATTCGCTCCCTTTCGGCGGCGGGTTAACCGTCGTCCATACGCCCGGCCATACGCCCGGTCACGTCAGTCTGTATCATCCCGCCACCAAGACGCTTATCGCGGGCGACGCGACGGTCGCCCGGGAGGGCGAACTGGCCGGCCCCAATCCGCCCGTAACGCCGGATATGGACACTGCGTTGGCATCGCTCGGGAAGCTGGCACCGCTTGATATTCGGGGCGTGATTTGTTATCACGGCGGATGGGTCCAAGGGGATGCCGGCGCGCGCTTTGCAGAGCTCGCACATATCTAACGATCTTAAAAGCATGAAGAAACCGTCAGGGATCGATCGCCCTGACGGTCCTTTCGGCCGGATTTCCGGCGCTTCATTTTTTTAGCGGTCCTTTATCGCTTGCGGTTTCTTTAATAGCCCGATAAGTCGCTTCATCCGCCAAAATATAAAGCCTTGCCTCCGGCGGAATCGGCAGGCCAAGCTTGCGATTCACGCCAAGATCCCCCCGATCGGAGATCAGCGTCGCACCGCGGGACAGCAACGCTTGAAAAGCATCGCCGTAAGTGTGCCACGTACGTTCGACGGGAACCTCGTAGATCTCGTCCCCGTGCTCGCGGCTCAGCAGTTGGCTGAAGATCTCCGCATTGCCCTCTTGCAGCGCCGCCCGTACGGCCAATCGCGAGATCGCGTCATAGGAGAGCACGAATTCGTTAACATTAATATAACGGAAATTTTGTATGTTTTTCTCCTGCACGATTTCGACCGTCGTGTGGACTTCAGGCGCCAGCCGTTCGATGCTGGAGGCGATCAGCAAAGACTTGCCGTCGGCGAGCGCCGCCTCGTCGATGCGCGAGTCGGCAAAAATGATCGCGGCGCGCGCCGACCGCAGATTGGCTTGTTCAAGCGTCTCTTCCGCCGAAGGGTCGCCGCTTATAAAGTGCACGTTGCGGCGATGCTGCTGCGGATGACGGTCGGACTCGTCGACGAGCACGATTTCCGCATCCGGCAGCGTGGCCAAAATTTCGTCAACCGCATATTGCGCCTTCTTGCTCCAATTGACGACGATAAAATGATCTTTGCCGGGATAGCTCAATTGTCCGGCCTCCCTTTGCCTTTGTATGGATGCGACGGAATCGATGACCTTGCCGATCAGTATGCTGAGAAGGCCGATGCCGAAGATATACAAAAAGATGGTGAGCAGCTTGCCGGCAGCCGATTTGGCGTAATAGTCTCCGTAGCCCACCGTAGACATCGTCGTTAGTACCCAATACAAAGCATTGAACCAATTTTGGTAGGTATCCGGCTCGATAACGTAGGCCAACGTAGCGCTGACCAAAATAAACGCCAGCGCCGCCGTGACGATCGACGCGTTTTTAAAATGCATCGTGCGAATCAGGAGTCTAAGAAAAAAGTGCATGCCCGTTCGTCATCCTCTTCTGACCCGCTTAAAGGGCCTCATACGATCAGACTGCTGACAGCGAAGCTCGTGCCGAGAAAAACGGCGCAAAGCAAAATGCCGATGGCTACATTTCCCTTTTGCAGATGCTCCGAGATTTTCAGCCCCGGGGTAGCGAGCTCGAAAATCCAATAAGCGGCGATCAAGCAGACGTAGCCGACCGCGAACCAGAGCATCATGTGCCAGATCGACGTGTTCGTATAGGCGGCAACGCCGAGAATGACGGCCGTCGCCATGAATTTTCCGCCGAACGCCAGCCCCACTGCTACGTTGCCTCTTTTGAGCTCCTCCATGTCCTTGAACGGCGTCATCCAGCTGAATATAAGCATGCCGATCAACTGTAAAACAATAATGACGATAACGCTGGCGACGATATTGGTGACGACGATCATCAAGCCCACCCCCTGAATTTTGCGTATGACAGATCGTATTGCCCGTAATCGTGGACTTCCTCTACGAGGACGGGTACTTTCTTTAGCCCCTTAAGCTTGGCGTACCGCTCCTGGTCGATTGGCTGCTTGATCCGGTTGCCGGACGGCAGCGTAATGATAGCGAAGCGGCGCTGTTGTCCTTTGTATTCGGTCAAATAAACGCCGACAAGCTCCACGTTTGTCTGAATCGATATTTTCAGGTTCGCGATGTCGGCCTTCGCCTTGGCCTCGTCCGGATAAGACTTGATCGGCGTCCAGGCGGACAGCCCAACCTCGCTGCGCCCGCCTTCGCCCTCCGTCATGTTCGCGCTCATGTACTGCAGCGTCCAGATTTTGTCGCCGGTGGCGTAATTGCCGTCGTTGGGCAGCAGCGCGTTGTCGGGCAGCACGGTCATATCGCTGCCGACGATGTCCCCGACCGTACCCGCCACGATCCGGTAGTCCCACGGAACGCTGGTCCCGGACGCCTCGGAATCCGACCGGCCCGCAGACTTCGAAAAGACCGACTTTTCATTCGAACATGCGCCGAGCAGGCACGCAACAAGCAGCATCGCCGCTGCAAGGCGCAGCGCGTTTTTTATTTTCGCGGCCCGCGGAGATGCCTTCCAAGCCGCTTCGCCGACTGAATAATGCTTCAACATGCGCTTACTTCACTCCCAACGGGATAAAATGACTCGTGTTGCCGGTAATGAGGCCGCCTGCTCTGCCGAGGAGACCACAAGGCTTGCCGTTAAGTACGAACATGCCGGTGAGCAGACGGAAATCGCCCGCCGCGGTCCGAATGGGAGCGAGCTCCGCACGCTGCTGATAGACCATCGGAAACATCTCGCTCGTATCGAACCCGTCGCGGTCTTCCGCTTCAAGCTCGCCGCTTTTGCCGTACAGCTTGACCGAGCCGCCCTCTCTGCCGAACATCGACTTGGATACGAAGTCAGCGTCGAGAACGGGTCTGTCGTAAGTCGGAAGCATATAGCGCGCGATTGCGGCGCGATCGGCCTGGTCGAACAACAATCCTAGCTCATATAAGCCCCAGGCGGCGGCTTGCAAGCCCTTGGACTGCATGACAATGCTGTGCGGCGAATTAAAAAGCGCGAGATTGCCCGTATCGATCGCATAAAGCAGGGCATCGCCGCCTTCGTCGTAGGCAAGCCATTCCTTGGGGTACAGCGCGAACAGCCTTTCGATCGGCTTGCCCTCCCCGTCCTTCAGCACGCCTTCGTCCACCCACAGGTCCAGGCAATCGACGAATCTGACGGGCAGCCCTCCGTGCTTCGCGAGCGCCTCGATCGTGCCCGAGTCCTCCAGGTGGCTGCCGTAATCCATGCAGGCCGCAGCTTCGGGGCGCTCAACCGCCCAGGCTTCGGCAACCAGAGCCGCCATGTTCGCGTTGGGCGATTCGACGCCGGCCTCCGCACACAGCCACGGCGTCGCGATCGCGGCTTCGACGTAGCCCGTCGGCGTATCCGCGTTCAGTTCCAGCAGCTTG from the Cohnella hashimotonis genome contains:
- a CDS encoding MBL fold metallo-hydrolase, producing MLELKLGTMTIHPTILIDEDSWTLVDTGMPGSAPAILELAKQAGIGDRPLKAILLTHQDLDHIGGLPGLLEATGGGATVFAHSEDAGAINGTVPMIKMTPERLAGFLQQAPEEVRAQFERTFLHPARPNVDRHFADGDSLPFGGGLTVVHTPGHTPGHVSLYHPATKTLIAGDATVAREGELAGPNPPVTPDMDTALASLGKLAPLDIRGVICYHGGWVQGDAGARFAELAHI
- a CDS encoding potassium channel protein — encoded protein: MHFFLRLLIRTMHFKNASIVTAALAFILVSATLAYVIEPDTYQNWFNALYWVLTTMSTVGYGDYYAKSAAGKLLTIFLYIFGIGLLSILIGKVIDSVASIQRQREAGQLSYPGKDHFIVVNWSKKAQYAVDEILATLPDAEIVLVDESDRHPQQHRRNVHFISGDPSAEETLEQANLRSARAAIIFADSRIDEAALADGKSLLIASSIERLAPEVHTTVEIVQEKNIQNFRYINVNEFVLSYDAISRLAVRAALQEGNAEIFSQLLSREHGDEIYEVPVERTWHTYGDAFQALLSRGATLISDRGDLGVNRKLGLPIPPEARLYILADEATYRAIKETASDKGPLKK
- a CDS encoding DUF350 domain-containing protein, whose protein sequence is MIVVTNIVASVIVIIVLQLIGMLIFSWMTPFKDMEELKRGNVAVGLAFGGKFMATAVILGVAAYTNTSIWHMMLWFAVGYVCLIAAYWIFELATPGLKISEHLQKGNVAIGILLCAVFLGTSFAVSSLIV
- a CDS encoding signal peptide protein translates to MLKHYSVGEAAWKASPRAAKIKNALRLAAAMLLVACLLGACSNEKSVFSKSAGRSDSEASGTSVPWDYRIVAGTVGDIVGSDMTVLPDNALLPNDGNYATGDKIWTLQYMSANMTEGEGGRSEVGLSAWTPIKSYPDEAKAKADIANLKISIQTNVELVGVYLTEYKGQQRRFAIITLPSGNRIKQPIDQERYAKLKGLKKVPVLVEEVHDYGQYDLSYAKFRGWA
- a CDS encoding glutathionylspermidine synthase family protein; amino-acid sequence: MSDTVFELRGMPHPDRGERVAKLAELGFAWADLEEEAYWLDQILVLPKALYAELEAASAALWRVLDKTARYVFGKRELYALLGIPEILWDTLDLLPAPPEGLISRYARFDFAVSADGTIKLLELNADTPTGYVEAAIATPWLCAEAGVESPNANMAALVAEAWAVERPEAAACMDYGSHLEDSGTIEALAKHGGLPVRFVDCLDLWVDEGVLKDGEGKPIERLFALYPKEWLAYDEGGDALLYAIDTGNLALFNSPHSIVMQSKGLQAAAWGLYELGLLFDQADRAAIARYMLPTYDRPVLDADFVSKSMFGREGGSVKLYGKSGELEAEDRDGFDTSEMFPMVYQQRAELAPIRTAAGDFRLLTGMFVLNGKPCGLLGRAGGLITGNTSHFIPLGVK